The Novosphingobium humi DNA window GTGGTGACGGCCTCATCGAACGCGCCAGCCATCCCTTTGAGTCCGAGCCCGCGCATCGCGTCGATCATGTCATGCCGCTGCATTGAAGTTCCTCAGTTGGTCGTAACGGGCAGAGTCGGCGATCGGCGGATGTCGCAGGGCATTGTCCTCCGACGTGACGATCGTCAGCGGTCGCGGCGGTTCGCGGCGCCGTGCCAGGATATTGAGGATCAGATCGTCGCTCGCCGTGCCGGTTGCCAGTGCCTCCCGCACGGCGGCTTCGACGAGTTCCAGGCCATCGGTCAGCACGGCCGCCAGAACGCGCACGAACCGCCGGTCGGCATCATCGCCGTTGCCCAGCTTGCGTCGCAACCGGGCGAGCGCCGGCGGCAGTTCCCAGCCCTGGAAGGGGGCGCCGTTGCGTAAAGCGCCGGGCTTGCGGGCCAGCACCGGCAGATAGTGCCAGGGATCATAGATGGTGCGGTTCCGCCCGAAGAAGCGGGGATGCTCGGCGACGACCTCATCGCCGCATCGCACGACAATGCGGTCGGCATAGGCCCGAACCTGCACCGTGCGCCGCGCTACCGTCGAGAGGACCGAGTATCGGTTGCGATCATAGCTGATCAGGCAGGTGCCCGACACGCCGTGCTCGCTCTCGTTGAAGCCGTCGAACGGCCCCAGCATCGACTGTAATGCAGGGCGTTCGATCTCCAGCATCTGCGCCACGGTCTGGTCGCCCTGCTCAGGATGGGCCTGTCGTTCGGCCCAGCGTCGGCACTCAGCTTCCAGCCAGCCATTGAGCTCCTCAAGGCTGGCGAACCGCAGACGAGGCTGGAAGAAACGTCCCCGGATCGTCTGCACCTGGTTCTCGACCTGCCCCTTCTCCCATCCCGCCGCCGGCGAGCAGGCCGTGGGCTCGACCATATAATGGTCGGCCATGATCAGGAACCGCCGGTTGAACACCCGGTCCTTGCCGGAGAACACGCTCGTCACCGCCGTCTTCATATTATCGTAGATGCCGCGCCTGGGCACGCCGCCGAAGAAGGCAAAGCCGCGCGCATGCGCGTCGAACAGCATCTCCTGGGTCTCGCGTGGATAGGCCCGGACATACACAGCCCGCGATGCGCACAGCCGCATGTGTGCGACCTTTACCCGCATCGGCTTGCCGGCGATCTCGACATCCTCGTGGCTCCAGTCGAACTGGTAGGCCTCGCCGGGCTGGAACAGCATCGGAATGAAGGCCGTCGTCCCGTCGCCGAAATCCCTACGCCGCTCGACCTTCCACCGAGCCGCATAGCGGCGCACGGCATCGTAAGAGCCCTCGAAACCCTCACGCACCAGAAGGTCGTGGATACGGGTCATCCGAAGCCGGTCACGCCGGCCCCGTAACTCGTTCTCTTCCAGCAGCCCATCC harbors:
- the istA gene encoding IS21 family transposase; this translates as MLVLETVVRIRREYAGGKAIKAIARDLHVSRKVIRKAIRAPEGAFDYRRKVQPLPRIGPFQDRLDGLLEENELRGRRDRLRMTRIHDLLVREGFEGSYDAVRRYAARWKVERRRDFGDGTTAFIPMLFQPGEAYQFDWSHEDVEIAGKPMRVKVAHMRLCASRAVYVRAYPRETQEMLFDAHARGFAFFGGVPRRGIYDNMKTAVTSVFSGKDRVFNRRFLIMADHYMVEPTACSPAAGWEKGQVENQVQTIRGRFFQPRLRFASLEELNGWLEAECRRWAERQAHPEQGDQTVAQMLEIERPALQSMLGPFDGFNESEHGVSGTCLISYDRNRYSVLSTVARRTVQVRAYADRIVVRCGDEVVAEHPRFFGRNRTIYDPWHYLPVLARKPGALRNGAPFQGWELPPALARLRRKLGNGDDADRRFVRVLAAVLTDGLELVEAAVREALATGTASDDLILNILARRREPPRPLTIVTSEDNALRHPPIADSARYDQLRNFNAAA